In one window of Pseudomonas sp. IAC-BECa141 DNA:
- a CDS encoding response regulator: MRVLLVEDHLPLAESVAQALKSTGLTVDVLHDGVAADLALGSEEYAVAILDVGLPRMDGFEVLARLRARGKNLPVLMLTARSDVKDRVHGLNLGADDYLAKPFELTELEARVKALLRRSVLGGERQQRCGVLAYDLDTRRFTLGEELLTLTSREQAVLEALIARPGRVMSKEQLAAQVFGLDEEASPDAIEIYVHRLRKKLDGHSVAIVTFRGLGYLLESRDA; this comes from the coding sequence ATGCGTGTCCTGCTCGTCGAAGACCATTTGCCGCTGGCCGAAAGCGTTGCCCAGGCGCTCAAGAGCACCGGTCTGACCGTGGATGTCTTGCACGATGGCGTTGCTGCCGACCTGGCCTTGGGCAGCGAGGAATACGCGGTGGCGATCCTTGATGTCGGCCTGCCGCGCATGGACGGTTTCGAGGTGCTGGCGCGCCTGCGGGCCCGGGGCAAGAACTTGCCGGTGCTGATGCTGACCGCCCGTAGCGACGTCAAGGATCGGGTCCATGGGCTCAATCTTGGGGCCGACGATTACCTCGCCAAGCCGTTCGAACTCACCGAACTCGAAGCGCGGGTCAAAGCCCTGTTGCGCCGCAGCGTACTCGGCGGCGAACGTCAGCAACGTTGCGGCGTGCTGGCCTACGACCTCGATACCCGGCGCTTCACCCTCGGCGAAGAACTGCTGACGCTGACCTCCCGCGAGCAGGCGGTGCTCGAAGCGTTGATTGCCCGTCCGGGAAGGGTGATGAGCAAGGAGCAACTGGCTGCTCAGGTATTCGGTCTCGACGAAGAGGCCAGCCCCGACGCCATCGAAATCTACGTGCACCGCCTGCGCAAAAAGCTCGACGGCCATTCAGTGGCCATCGTGACCTTTCGCGGTCTGGGCTATCTGCTGGAAAGCCGCGATGCATAA
- a CDS encoding sensor histidine kinase, producing MHKPSSLRWRLVWNLALLLVVLMLASGLSAYWNGREAADTAYDRTLLASARTIAAGLSQRDGSLSADVPYVALDTFAYDSAGRIYYQVNDINQKLISGYENLPGPPPGTPRTDSYPALARFYDAKYQGQNVRVVSLLKAVSEPNMNGMAEIRVAETDEARVSMARSLAADTLLRLGMLAIGALLLVWFAVSAALRPIERLRTAVEERQPDDLRPLPLVEVQHELWPLVRALNHFTERLRGQFERQAQFIADAAHELRTPLAALKARLELGLRSNEPQTWRDTLESSAQSTDRLTHLANQLLSLARVENGARAIAEGGAQLLDLSQLARELGMAMAPLAHARGVALALEADEPVWLRGEPTLLNELLSNLVDNALAHTPPGGNVILRVTAPAVLEVEDDGPGIPLEERDRVFERFYRRNQQVAGSGLGLAIVGEICRAHLAQISLHDGEQAGLKVRVSFVAG from the coding sequence ATGCATAAGCCCAGCAGTCTGCGCTGGCGGTTGGTGTGGAACCTCGCGCTGCTGCTGGTGGTGTTGATGCTCGCCAGCGGATTGAGCGCGTACTGGAACGGTCGCGAAGCCGCCGACACCGCCTACGACCGCACACTTCTCGCGTCAGCACGGACTATCGCCGCCGGTCTGTCCCAGCGCGATGGCAGTCTCAGTGCCGACGTGCCTTATGTGGCGCTCGATACCTTCGCTTACGACAGCGCCGGGCGCATCTATTACCAGGTCAACGACATCAACCAGAAGTTGATTTCCGGCTACGAAAACCTGCCGGGCCCGCCGCCGGGCACACCGAGAACCGACAGCTATCCTGCCTTGGCGCGCTTTTACGACGCGAAATATCAGGGGCAGAACGTGCGCGTGGTGAGTTTGCTCAAGGCAGTGAGCGAACCGAACATGAACGGCATGGCGGAGATTCGCGTTGCCGAAACCGACGAGGCGCGCGTCAGCATGGCCCGCAGTCTGGCGGCCGATACGCTGCTGCGGCTCGGGATGCTGGCGATTGGCGCGTTGTTGCTGGTGTGGTTTGCGGTGAGTGCGGCGCTGCGGCCGATCGAGCGTTTGCGCACGGCAGTGGAAGAGCGTCAGCCCGATGACCTGCGGCCCTTGCCGTTGGTCGAAGTGCAGCACGAGTTGTGGCCATTGGTGCGAGCGCTCAATCACTTTACCGAGCGCCTGCGCGGGCAGTTCGAGCGGCAGGCGCAGTTCATCGCCGATGCGGCCCACGAGTTGCGCACGCCACTGGCGGCGCTCAAGGCGCGGCTTGAACTGGGCTTGCGCTCAAACGAGCCGCAGACCTGGCGCGACACGTTGGAATCTTCGGCGCAAAGCACGGATCGCCTGACCCATCTGGCCAACCAGTTGTTGTCGCTGGCCCGCGTGGAAAACGGCGCCCGGGCGATTGCCGAGGGCGGTGCGCAGTTGCTCGATCTGAGTCAGTTGGCGCGGGAACTGGGCATGGCCATGGCGCCGCTGGCCCACGCGCGGGGTGTCGCGCTGGCGCTGGAGGCGGACGAGCCGGTCTGGCTGCGTGGCGAGCCGACGTTGCTCAACGAGTTGCTGAGCAATCTGGTGGATAACGCGCTGGCGCACACGCCGCCGGGCGGCAACGTGATCCTGCGGGTCACGGCGCCGGCGGTGCTGGAGGTTGAAGACGATGGGCCGGGCATTCCGCTGGAGGAGCGGGATCGGGTGTTCGAACGCTTTTACCGGCGCAACCAGCAGGTGGCCGGTTCCGGGCTCGGGCTGGCGATCGTCGG